In Amycolatopsis solani, a single window of DNA contains:
- the dnaK gene encoding molecular chaperone DnaK, producing the protein MAKAVGIDLGTTNSVIAVWEAGEPRVIPNSEGARTTPSVVGFTESGERLVGQLARRQAILNPKGTIYSAKRFIGRKFDEVSDEAKAVGFDVVEGEGGVVRFDIHGKLYSPEEISAQVLRKLADDAGKSLGERVTEAVITVPAYFNDAQRQATKDAGKIAGLNVLRIINEPTAAALAYGLDSQQQETVLVFDLGGGTFDVSLLDVGDGVVEVRSTAGDSHLGGDDFDRRLVDFLADKFAADNGIDLRQDAQALQRLFEAAEKAKVELSSVAQTSVNLPFITADASGPKHLTATVRRSEFEQITADLVERCLGPVRQAMSDAKVSANDIDEVILVGGSTRIPAVQSLVRRLTNGKDPNMSVNPDEVVALGAAVQAGVLKGEVKDVLLLDVIPLSLGVETRGGVMTKIIERNTTIPARRTEVFSTAEDNQPAVDVVVLQGERELAADNRVLGRFQLKDIRPAPRGEPQIEVTFDVDANGIVNVTARDKDTGAEQGITITESSNLDQSEIERMVSEAERNRADDERLREEVEARNLLDSVAYQAEKAITDQTPAHEKARAEMLINDAREAVQSNAPLDRVRELTSELQQVLAGLTAARPGGGDGGPPQREPAEDDDVIDADFDRA; encoded by the coding sequence ATGGCGAAGGCAGTCGGCATCGACCTCGGCACCACCAACTCGGTGATCGCCGTGTGGGAAGCGGGTGAGCCGCGGGTCATCCCCAACTCGGAGGGGGCCCGGACGACCCCGTCGGTCGTCGGCTTCACCGAAAGCGGTGAACGGCTGGTCGGCCAGCTCGCCCGCCGTCAGGCGATCCTCAACCCGAAGGGCACCATCTACTCGGCGAAGCGGTTCATCGGCCGCAAGTTCGACGAGGTGTCCGACGAGGCCAAGGCGGTCGGGTTCGACGTCGTCGAGGGCGAGGGCGGCGTCGTCCGCTTCGACATCCACGGCAAGCTCTACTCACCGGAGGAGATCAGCGCGCAGGTGCTGCGCAAGCTGGCCGACGACGCGGGCAAGAGCCTCGGCGAGCGGGTGACCGAGGCCGTGATCACCGTGCCCGCGTACTTCAACGACGCACAGCGTCAGGCGACCAAGGACGCCGGGAAGATCGCCGGGCTGAACGTCCTGCGGATCATCAACGAGCCGACCGCGGCCGCGCTGGCCTACGGGCTGGACTCCCAGCAGCAGGAGACCGTGCTGGTCTTCGACCTCGGCGGCGGCACGTTCGACGTGAGCCTGCTCGACGTCGGCGACGGCGTGGTCGAGGTGCGCTCCACCGCGGGCGACAGCCACCTCGGCGGCGACGACTTCGACCGGCGGCTCGTGGACTTCCTCGCCGACAAGTTCGCCGCGGACAACGGCATCGACCTGCGGCAGGACGCGCAGGCGCTGCAGCGGCTGTTCGAGGCGGCGGAGAAGGCCAAGGTCGAGCTGTCGTCGGTCGCCCAGACGAGTGTCAACCTGCCGTTCATCACCGCCGACGCGAGCGGGCCGAAGCACCTGACCGCCACCGTCCGCCGCTCGGAGTTCGAGCAGATCACCGCCGACCTGGTGGAGCGCTGCCTCGGCCCGGTGCGGCAGGCGATGTCCGACGCCAAGGTGAGCGCGAACGACATCGACGAGGTCATCCTCGTCGGCGGCTCGACCCGGATCCCCGCCGTGCAGAGCCTGGTCCGCCGGCTCACGAACGGCAAGGACCCGAACATGAGCGTCAACCCGGACGAGGTCGTCGCGCTGGGTGCGGCCGTGCAGGCCGGGGTGCTCAAGGGCGAGGTCAAGGACGTCCTGCTGCTCGACGTCATCCCGCTGTCCCTCGGCGTGGAGACCCGCGGCGGCGTGATGACGAAGATCATCGAACGGAACACGACGATCCCGGCCCGGCGCACGGAGGTGTTCTCCACCGCGGAGGATAACCAGCCCGCCGTCGACGTCGTGGTGCTGCAGGGCGAGCGCGAGCTCGCGGCCGACAACCGGGTGCTCGGGCGGTTCCAGCTCAAGGACATCCGGCCGGCACCGCGCGGCGAGCCGCAGATCGAGGTGACCTTCGACGTCGACGCGAACGGCATCGTCAACGTCACCGCGCGCGACAAGGACACCGGCGCCGAGCAGGGCATCACGATCACCGAGAGCTCGAACCTCGACCAGTCCGAAATCGAGCGGATGGTCAGCGAGGCCGAGCGCAACCGCGCCGACGACGAACGCCTGCGCGAAGAGGTCGAGGCGCGCAACCTGCTGGACAGCGTCGCCTACCAGGCCGAGAAGGCGATCACCGACCAGACGCCGGCACACGAGAAGGCGCGCGCGGAGATGCTGATCAACGACGCACGGGAAGCCGTCCAGTCGAACGCGCCGCTGGACCGGGTGCGCGAGCTGACCTCGGAACTGCAGCAGGTGCTGGCCGGGCTCACCGCGGCCCGGCCGGGCGGCGGGGACGGCGGTCCGCCGCAGCGAGAGCCGGCCGAGGACGACGACGTGATCGACGCCGACTTCGATCGGGCGTGA
- a CDS encoding chaperone modulator CbpM, producing the protein MARYVLVRPARLDLETVAARTGLHPELLRRFAALGLVESTPDANGRPCFPPSTVARLARIQRLRATLSLNYAALGLVLDLLDRIDVLEARVRSHRRWT; encoded by the coding sequence ATGGCGCGGTACGTGCTCGTCCGCCCGGCCCGGCTCGACCTCGAGACCGTGGCCGCGCGCACCGGGCTGCACCCCGAGCTGCTCCGCCGGTTCGCGGCACTCGGCCTGGTGGAGTCGACCCCGGACGCGAACGGGCGCCCGTGCTTCCCACCGTCCACTGTGGCCAGACTGGCCCGGATCCAGCGGTTGCGCGCCACGCTTTCCCTCAACTACGCCGCGCTCGGGCTGGTGCTCGACCTGCTCGACCGCATCGACGTCCTCGAAGCCCGAGTCAGGAGCCACCGGCGATGGACATGA
- a CDS encoding nucleotide exchange factor GrpE — translation MDAAETGAESAPQDAPVSAVGPDRIQELEAKAAECEDRWRRAMADADNVRKRHAAELRAERAAERARVAAAFLPVLDNLELALAHAEGDPTAVVQGVLAIRDQAVQLLAGLGYERDAESGVPFDPARHEVVAVVDEPGTEPNTVTRVVRPGYGTGGGQLRPAAVAVAKPRG, via the coding sequence GTGGACGCCGCCGAGACGGGCGCCGAGTCCGCGCCCCAGGACGCGCCCGTCTCGGCGGTGGGGCCGGACCGGATCCAGGAGCTCGAGGCGAAGGCGGCCGAATGCGAGGACCGCTGGCGCCGGGCGATGGCCGACGCCGACAACGTCCGCAAGCGGCACGCGGCGGAGCTGCGCGCCGAGCGCGCGGCCGAACGGGCGCGGGTCGCCGCGGCCTTCCTCCCCGTCCTCGACAACCTGGAACTGGCGCTCGCGCACGCCGAAGGCGACCCCACCGCCGTCGTGCAGGGCGTGCTGGCGATCCGCGACCAGGCCGTGCAGCTGCTGGCCGGCCTCGGGTACGAGCGCGACGCCGAGAGCGGCGTCCCGTTCGACCCGGCCCGGCACGAGGTGGTCGCGGTCGTCGACGAGCCGGGCACCGAACCGAACACGGTGACCCGGGTGGTCCGGCCGGGCTACGGAACCGGTGGCGGGCAGCTGCGGCCGGCCGCGGTCGCCGTGGCCAAACCGCGGGGGTGA
- a CDS encoding J domain-containing protein, with translation MARDFYAALGVGRDVGTEEIQRAYRKLARENHPDVNKDPKAEERFKEVSEAYQVLSDPEQRRKYDRFGADFRQVPDDWEQRVGAGAGAGPRGGRVRYSTSGSGFEGFEGFEGVDIEDLLGGLFRGRGRGGPVPGADQEAELELSVEEAYRGGPRHLNFGGDREYDVKIPPGVLDGQRIRLAGQGGQGSGNAAPGDLYLVVRIRPDRRYRLEGRDIHVELPVTPSEAALGATVPITTPGGEVKARVAAGSSSGRRLRLRGEGMPNPKGKPGDLYAEVKIMVPKRPSKRERELYEELAAASDFDPRRT, from the coding sequence GTGGCACGGGACTTCTACGCCGCGCTCGGGGTCGGCCGGGACGTCGGCACCGAGGAAATCCAGCGGGCGTACCGCAAGCTCGCCCGCGAGAACCACCCGGACGTCAACAAGGACCCGAAGGCCGAAGAACGGTTCAAGGAAGTCAGCGAGGCCTACCAGGTGCTGTCCGATCCGGAGCAGCGGCGCAAGTACGACCGGTTCGGCGCGGACTTCCGGCAGGTGCCCGACGACTGGGAGCAGCGCGTCGGCGCCGGTGCCGGCGCCGGTCCCCGGGGCGGCCGGGTCCGCTACTCCACCTCCGGCAGCGGGTTCGAGGGGTTCGAAGGGTTCGAGGGCGTCGACATCGAAGACCTGCTCGGCGGTCTCTTCCGCGGCCGCGGGCGGGGCGGCCCGGTCCCGGGCGCGGACCAGGAGGCCGAGCTCGAGCTGAGCGTCGAGGAGGCCTACCGCGGCGGGCCGCGGCACCTGAACTTCGGCGGCGACCGCGAATACGACGTGAAGATCCCGCCGGGCGTGCTCGACGGGCAGCGCATCCGGCTGGCCGGGCAGGGCGGGCAGGGCTCCGGGAATGCCGCCCCCGGTGACCTCTACCTCGTCGTCCGCATCCGGCCGGACCGCCGGTACCGCCTGGAAGGGCGCGACATCCACGTCGAGCTCCCGGTGACGCCGTCGGAGGCCGCGCTCGGCGCCACGGTCCCGATCACCACGCCCGGCGGTGAGGTGAAGGCGCGCGTCGCGGCCGGGTCGTCCAGCGGGCGGCGGCTGCGGCTGCGCGGCGAGGGCATGCCGAACCCGAAGGGCAAACCGGGCGACCTCTACGCCGAGGTCAAGATCATGGTGCCGAAGCGCCCGAGCAAGCGCGAACGCGAGCTGTACGAAGAGCTCGCCGCGGCGTCCGACTTCGATCCCAGGAGGACCTGA